A region of Onychomys torridus chromosome 10, mOncTor1.1, whole genome shotgun sequence DNA encodes the following proteins:
- the Prr27 gene encoding proline-rich protein 27, with the protein MKLLLWACVVCVAFAKRRRYPFIYKKSPSPSEEDYYGNRYSLTPSLNIPFGLWNDNLPPFLLPPLDAHQGNAITKFSGNPEAERGLTPYPWIPTSSKVRYIYQNPSYPTDPAAAAPPPPVPPPRAYPFVIPPKISVSSVAAEPAAAPPAAAPAVGEGLVPEFSMDKTISGLPPAIKLEPPPAEPKPPAAEPALGQFGAGAPETAPAQFGGLEPAPAPSGAAEPAATHPMIPEPAPPQSVAAAQAIPGENPADQSAENKPASGEPAVAQAIPVEPAAGQAAEAKPPAAEAAAAQPPATEPIAIAGQSVVGKLIPAEPAEAKVEAPEPVEAKPGSQEPQPFLFYQVDK; encoded by the exons aaATCACCCTCACCCAGTGAAGAG gATTACTATGGAAATCGCTACTCACTTACTCCATCTCTCAATATCCCATTCGGCTTATGGAATGATAATTTACCACCTTTCCTTTTGCCTCCTCTTGACGCTCACCAAGGAAATGCCATCACCAAATTCTCTGGAAATCCTGAAGCTGAAAGAGGGCTAACTCCATACCCTTGGATTCCTACTTCTTCTAAAGTTCGCTATATATACCAAAACCCTAGTTATCCCACAGATCCCGCAGCAGCTGCTCCTCCTCCGCCAGTCCCTCCTCCAAGGGCATATCCCTTTGTCATACCTCCAAAGATTTCTGTTTCATCTGTTGCAGCTGAACCTGCGGCAGCTCCCCCAGCAGCAGCGCCTGCTGTAGGCGAGGGACTGGTGCCTGAGTTCTCTATGGACAAAACTATTTCAGGCCTGCCTCCTGCAATCAAACTTGAACCACCACCTGCTGAACCCAAACCTCCTGCAGCGGAGCCTGCTCTAGGCCAGTTTGGTGCTGGTGCACCTGAGACTGCTCCAGCCCAGTTTGGTGGACTTGAACCTGCTCCTGCCCCCTCTGGGGCAGCTGAGCCTGCTGCAACCCACCCCATGATACCTGAACCTGCTCCACCCCAATCTGTGGCTGCAGCCCAGGCTATTCCAGGGGAAAACCCTGCAGACCAGTCTGCTGAAAACAAACCTGCTTCAGGTGAGcctgctgtagcccaggctatacCAGTTGAGCCTGCTGCAGGACAGGCTGCCGAAGCCAAGCCTCCTGCCGCTGAGGCTGCTGCAGCTCAACCTCCTGCAACTGAACCTATTGCTATTGCGGGCCAGTCTGTTGTGGGAAAGCTTATTCCAGCTGAACCTGCTGAAGCAAAAGTGGAGGCACCTGAGCCTGTTGAGGCCAAACCTGGTAGCCAAGAGCCTCAGCCTTTTCTATTTTACCAG gtagATAAGTGA